gagagaatgccaagagtgcacaaagcagtcaaggcaaagggtggctactttgaagaatttaaaatatatttagatttgtttaacacttttttggttactacatgattccatatgtgttatttcattgtagattaatagtgaagacatgaactatgtagaaaatattacaaataaaaaccctggaaggaataggtgtccaaacatttgactggtactgtacattatgtCTTATTTGTTAGCCCAGGTCACCAAGGAGCATTTAGATTCACTCACTGATTTGGACTATACAATATTATCTAATGCTATACAACAGTTAGatttaatatactgtatacttggattataaataaaaaattatattttttaccttAGTATATTCTGTTATTGTTTCCTAAATATGATCATTTACAGATAAAGTAGGTAAATTGCACAAAATAATGCCATACAAGATACTACTGAAAAGTGCAATATGCACAATTTTATTATCCTTGTGCTCAAAAGGGGCACAACAGCTtgcttcatcatcatcataaaaAAACACAACTGCTTCTCAGATGTTTTCAAAACGAGACATTTTCATAAAAAATGGCAACAAATCAAACAAACAAGATTAGCAACCAGACATCAAAAAGAAGCATGCAGTAGCATGCATCTATCAAACGTCTTTCATttcaccatcctcctcctcctcttctacccCTCTAATGAACAAGACATTGTTGCATCTGTGTGGAGGGGAAAAAAAAATAGTGTACTGTTAGCTCACCGTGGGCTGGTATGGCAGACAGGAAATGATTAAACATTGTGCTAATTCTGCAATTAAAATGGAGATACAGTGctatcagaaagtattcataccctttgacgtGTTTCacattgttacagcctgaatatatTTATCCtcacatctacacacactaccccatgatgacaaagtgaaaacatgtttagagatttttttgttgctaatttattgaaaattaaatctctaatttacataagtattcacaccgaGGAGTCGATGCATGttggaatcacctttggcagcaattacagctgtgagtctttctgggcaagtctaagagctttgcacacctggattgtacaatatttgcatataatttattttaattcttcaagctctgtcaagttggttgttgatcattgctttacagccattttcaagtcatttttacaagacgatttatgtcaaaactgtaactaggctacCCAGGAGCATTCAATGTATtggaaagcaactccagtgtatattttgaccttgtgttttaggttattgtcctgctgaaaggtgaattggtctcccagtgtctgttggaaagtggactgaaccaggttttcctctaggatttttcctgtgcttagctctattctgtatattttataaaaataaaataaaaactccctagtccttgtcaATGACGAGCATACCTATAACAAGAtgcagctaccaccatgcttgacattatgaagagtggtactcagtaatgtgttgtgttagcCCCTAACATaaggctttgtattcaggacatgaagtacatttctttgccacatttttagcagttttactttagttccttattgcaaacaggatgcatgttttggaatagttttaTCCTGTACAGACTTCCTTTTCACCTTGTCATTTAGGTTACTATTGTGGAGCAACTTCAATAGTTTTCTCCTATTACTTGGTAACAGTTTtagtcaccatttgcctcatggtgaaatccctgagcagtttccttcctcaccagcaactgagttaggaaggacattcTCAGCTTGTCactttttctgttttttttattaaaacataatttcactttgacattatggggtatcgtgtgcaAACCAGTGACATCATCTCAATGTAATACatgttttaattcaggctgtaacaacaaaatgtggaaaaaaagtccaaggggtgtgaatactttctcaaaGCCCTTTGTGTGTaaactggtcccagatctgtttgtgcagtcTTGCAACTCATATGATAATCGTTACTCCAATCCAtgatgaccataggagttggcaagacagcacaaacagatctgagaccaggctaataTGTTTAATCATGAACTCAGAGAAGTACAAGTAATCAAAAGAGAATTCCACTGAACTTACCTGACGAGCACTTCTCCTAGGTGACCAGCCAATGCTCCATCCACATACTCTTCAGTGTTGGCCAACTATAAAATCAGAGATAATATATTGTTAGATGTTATAAATTGATATGAATGCTGAACAAAATGTACACCTGTTTTTAATCAAACTAAATGAATGGCCCACAGAGATGCAACCAGAGCCATATAGCTTAGCTAGAGATTCGGATGGGCAAGCTCTCTCTAGATGCAAATGTGTGCACATGAGGGACTCCAGCTGTAGGGAATTATGCATTTCAGTGATGTTTTCACATATTTGACTTTATGCATCTttctggtccacacacacacctgcatattCATGTAGCTGTCCACGGACACCAGGTAGCCTTTGTATTCCATGCCCCACTTCAGCTTCACCATCACGGGCTTGCCAGTCAGACCATTCAGGAACGGTTTGGGATTCAGTGGTAAACTCTGAAATGACattatcaaataaaatgttattggtcacatacatatatttagcagatattattggacaaaaggaacacctatatgagaattctgttcatcgactacagctcagcgttcaacaccatagtgcccacaaagctcatcactaagcaaaggaccctgggactgaacacctccctctgcaactggatcctggacttcctgatgggccgccccaggtggtaagggtaggcaaaaaacacgtctgccacgctgatcctcaacactggtgcccctcaggggtgtgtgcttagtcccctcctgtattccttgttcacccacgactgcgtggccaaacatgactccaacaccatcattaagttagctgacgacacaacagtggtaggcctgatcaccgacaacgatgagacagcatatagggaggtggtcagatacctggcagtgtggtaccaggacaacaacctctccctcgagAGTTtcgagttccttggtgtccacatcaccaatgaactatcatggtccaaacacaccaagacagtcgtgaatagTGTACGAcaacaggagactgaaaagatttggctcgggtccccagatcctcaaaaagttctacagctgcacaatcaagagcatcctgatcggttgcatcaccacctggtttggcaactggtatggcaagtggtaccagagcgccaagtctaggaccaaaaggctccttaacagcttccacctccaagccgtaagactgctgaataattaatcaaatggccacccaaacTATTTACATTTAccacccccccatttgtttttacactgctgctacttgctgtttattatgtATGCATCATGGACATTCTTACTGACAGTTATGGCtgcaaattacctcgactaacctgtacatcGCACgttgactgtatatagcctttttcattttatttttactttactttagtatatttggtaaatattttcttaactctttcgtgagctgcactgttggttaattattaagggcttgtaagtaaccatttcttcacctgttgtagtcggtgcatgtgacaaagttttAATTTATTTGGCATTTTAGCCATATATCACACCCCCTCGAACCTGATTGcttaattggggcggcagggtagcctagtggttagaacgttggactagtaaccgggaggtttcaagttcaaacccccgagctgacaaggtacaaatctgtcgttctgcccctgaacaggcagttaacccactgttcctattgaaaataagaatttgttcttaactgacttgcctagtaaaataaataaatagtcatAATATTAACGATAATTAACTGGTTAAATTTAAGCAATAAGGTACAAGgggatgtggtatatggctacgggctgttcttatgtaccacgcaactggttaccaatgtaattagagcattaaatacacatttctgtcatacccatggtatatggtctgttataaactgggtggttcaagccctgaatgctgattggctgacagccattgtatatcagactgtataccacgggtttGGGAAAAAAAACTTAGATTTTAACTTCTCTAATTACATTGATaacccgtttataatagcaataaggcacctctggggtttgtggtaaaTGGCCCATATACCACGACTaggggctgtgtccaggcactcctcgTTGCGTCGTGcagagaacagcccttagccatataccacacctcctcgggccttattgattaaatataccaatcagcaatcagggctcgaaccacccagtttataacaggtatgacaaaacatgtatttttacagttctaattacgttggtagccagtttataatagaaataaggccgtgGCCATATGCCACagcccctcgggccttattgcttaaatatcccTTAAATATCCCATGGCTTTCAGACAACCAGCATCCAGGACCGAAACACATTACAACTGCAtctcacaactagctatctagatAATCAAACTAGCTTTTCACATACAGTGCAAAGCACAACAGGGTACATCTTACCACCCTAACTAGTTaccgtagctagctagttggatAATCACAACAAAGGCGCATAATGCGAATTT
This DNA window, taken from Oncorhynchus kisutch isolate 150728-3 linkage group LG22, Okis_V2, whole genome shotgun sequence, encodes the following:
- the LOC109867365 gene encoding small nuclear ribonucleoprotein F-like; this translates as MSLPLNPKPFLNGLTGKPVMVKLKWGMEYKGYLVSVDSYMNMQLANTEEYVDGALAGHLGEVLVRCNNVLFIRGVEEEEEDGEMKDV